A single Cyprinus carpio isolate SPL01 chromosome A20, ASM1834038v1, whole genome shotgun sequence DNA region contains:
- the LOC122148951 gene encoding tensin-3-like: MDRWLRAYSENVLLLHCKGCKDRVGVVISSYIQLANVSTSEEHALDLYSMKKFCRDKMVNLMTPSQKRRGSIVYALTFFFPFFLMLFTLKHTEVTLWTAVQGHT; the protein is encoded by the exons TGGACAGATGGCTTAGGGCATACTCTGAAAATGTGCTGCTGCTACACTGCAAA GGCTGCAAAGACAGAGTGGGTGTGGTAATATCCTCTTACATCCAGCTAGCTAACGTTTCCACCAG tGAGGAACATGCATTAGATCTCTACTCCATGAAGAAGTTCTGCCGTGATAAAATGGTTAATCTTATGACTCCATCTCAGAAAAGGCGAGGCTCAATCGTTTATGCATTAACTTTCTTTTTCCCCTTCTTCCTGATGCTTTTCACCTTGAAGCATACTGAGGTTACGCTCTGGACAGCAGTTCAGGGTCACACATGA